A genomic window from Silene latifolia isolate original U9 population chromosome 11, ASM4854445v1, whole genome shotgun sequence includes:
- the LOC141613759 gene encoding uncharacterized protein LOC141613759, translated as MEIVAMEESCSAHIRNKMSTKLGDPGSFSIPCIVGGVPILRGLCDLGASVSVIPLKVAKKIGIHSLAPTTMTLQLADRSVKRPLGVLEDIPVKVGKYLILADFVVLDIPEDSHTPIILDRPFLATGGVLIDLRNERLTFRIEGDNVEFNLPNLMKGPKVERVSTIKVIDEVVHAVAREEAEMEEVFQISLHDEEMKEDHEIDDGTFEEGGGTSPSQGTTQSSTSLTQVCLSW; from the coding sequence ATGGAAATAGTGGCAATGGAAGAGtcatgtagtgctcatatccgTAACAAGATGTCCACTAAACTTggtgacccgggaagcttttcaattccttgtaTAGTTGGTGGTGTTCCTATATTAAGAGGTCTTTGTGACTtgggagcaagtgtgagtgtcattcctttaaaagttgcaaagaaaattGGCATTCATAGTCTTGCTCCTACTAccatgactctccaattggcggataggtccgtcaagcgCCCTTTGGGAGTGCTTGAAGACATACCCGTCAAAGTTGGGAAGTATTTGATCCTGgctgactttgttgtccttgacatcccGGAAGATAGCCACACCCCCATTATCCTAGATAGGCCATTCTTGGCTACCGGAGGAGTGCTTATTGATTTGAGGAATGAGCGGCTAACCTTTCGGATTGAAGGCGACAATGTCGAGTTTAATCTTCCAAATTTGATGAAAGGACCCAAGGTTGAAAGAGTAAGTACTATTAAAGTGATTGATGAAGTAGTTCATGCGGTGGCTCGAGAAGAGGCGGAGATGGAAGAGGTCTTCCAAATCTCCCTACATGATGAGGAAATGAAGGAAGACCATGAGATCGATGATGGAACTTTTGAAGAAGGTGGAGGAACTTCTCCCTCCCAAGGTACAACTCAATCCTCTACCTCCCTCACTCAAGTATGCCTTTCTTGGTGA